In the genome of Natronolimnobius sp. AArcel1, the window ATTGCAACAGGTGTCCGTCGGTGTCTGCGACTCCTGTACCCGGAAGGGACTGTGGGTTTTGAGACTGGCTACCATGTTGTCCCAGGGTGGGAGACATATCGTGGCTTCTCCACACCAGTTACCTTCTCGATTGACTTTGATTGTCCGCGTTCGACAGTTGGAACGCATCTCACGGCAGATCGTGGAGCCGCGATAGCGCAGTTTTGGCAGAAGTACAAAGACCAGTTGACACCCCAAGACGACAAGTTCCAGAATCCACTCACTCGGTTCGAGCGAATGTTTAGTCGAGATACTCTCGAGGATCAAGTGGTCGACTGTGCTGTTGGCTACGAAACAACGCTACTGAAAGGTGGATCCCCAGGAGGCAACAAGTATCGGCTCGGCGTCCGAGCTGCAGTTCTTCTTGGAGAGCAGAACTCTCAGGGGTGGACACCCGACCGTATTGGACAATTCTTCCGAACGGTGTATGAGTATCGCAATGTCGTAGTCCACGAAGACAAGCCATTACCCGATGAACCAAGTGAAGGTGAGCGTATTACGGTTGGTGACGATGAATTGTTGGCATCAACGTTCCTCGTTTATGCCCGCGAACTCTATGCTGATGTGATACGGACCTATCTCGAGATCGTGGCTACGCATGATGAGTCAATTGATGGCGTCAACAAACGTATCGACAATGCTGTTCTTTGTTCTGGAGATGAGTTACGTGAAACACTCTTTTAGAAGGCAGGAATTGGTTTCGAAATTTCTCGAGTGTGGTTGCTAAAATGTCCTCGAATGCGGCACAGTCAATGATTACATGTGGTGTAATGCGTTATATTGAGTATACCAATCGATTTTGAAGTACGATTGCCGCTATCGGACGAACGCTTGTTGGATTGAATCCTTTGAAAGGATCGCGAAATGTACTGTGTTCGGGTTTCTGACTTGTTTGGTTGAAGAATCAGCCCAAGTCTTTGATGAAACGCGTGTAGTTAACTCGAGAATGGGCGATATCACGTCTTTAATCCTAAAACGACTCGTCCGTTCTCAGTGTAGTTTCAACCGTGAACGCCGTAGTACATTCCCCACGTTCAAAATTCCAAATCTAATTTGTTTCCTTAGGTGTTTTCGGGACTCGAGGCCGAGTCCTGAACAGTATAGCAGTCACTGCAAGTCAATACACACCTAATCCCACGACAGCTATGTGATCAGTGTGTAACTAGTAGTGTCACGGGAGATCTTCAGTCACATCGATAAGATCATCCTCGGTTTGCCAGCGATACAGCCGACTGTTTGTGTCGAACAATTCGAAGACACCGTCTTGCATCCAACCAAATGGGTGGGTTTCATCCTCATACTCCCGCTTGAGGACGTGACTCTTCGAGTAATACTCAGTCGTACCGACAAGAAGTCCCTGTTCGACGAGAAAATCACTTGGTTCTTTCTCAGCGATGCCGACGAGGTAGGTCACGATATCAGCAATTAGACAGAATTTCTGGATGCTGTTGTCCCACTCCCCACGAATGTCGACCATTCGGAAGGCATACGCATCTTGACGGCGGTTGAGACGGTCAACTACCAAGTTCAGTCGACGAATTGGCTCTCGATCATAGTTTCCGAGCACAAAGTACGATCGGTCGTTCTCGTAGACCGGTGTCAACTCGCTCAAAGCATGGAGAATTTCCTCGTTGTTAGCCAGGGAGATTTCATCCTTATCGAGTTGATCCTTCGCATTTATAAGAACCTCTTCAGGGACAGGCGACTCTTCGTCGGACATGTACGCCCCTTCTCAATAGGATGAGATATGTTTTAGGAAGTAATTTACTGGGTTAGTCATATCCTTGTTTATCTGCGAGTAATTTACCTGGGGGTAAACTACTTACACTCAGAACGCGTCCCCTTCCATATGAGCACTGACCTTGGGGCTGCAAAAGGGGCCAAACCTCGAGAACTAATCCACTTTGTGACCCAGCAGACGCGGTTTGCACTCATCAACAACATCCTCCAGCACCCCAAGCAACTCCCCTCGATGTACGAACTCGAGGAACTCAACCCCAGCGTGAGCGATGCGACTGTCTATAAACACACCCAGAAACTCATCGATGCTGGTATTGTCAACGAAGTCGCGCTAGAAGACGACCAGCGCCGGCAAGGGTATCCCTGGAAGTTCTACGGCCTTACCGAAGAGGGACGAGACTTCCTTGAGGAGCACAACCTGCTCGCTGCCGAGGAGACCCTCCAGCAGATCTACGAGACTATCTCCGACAAACCAGAGAAAATGGTCAAATACGAGAACGTACCACGTCCCGACGAAACGTAGCTAGTCACACTTTTCGTTCATAGAGGAGATGGAGGTCCATTCTGGGACAAAAGACTGAATCGCCTTATTCGCTCTCGAGGACCGTCTCTGGGGCCAGGTCGGTAATCCGTTATATGCAGTATTCCAATCAATTTGGAAGTGTGGTTACCGCTACTGGGCAAGCGAGTTCCGGAAGCGCGCTCGCTTGATTGAATCGGTCTGATAAGGTCGTGGAAGGGACCATGTTTCGTTTTTAAACTTTTTGATAAAGAGCCAGCCCACTTAGTCAGTCAAGAAAGAATTTATCGGATATAGTGACCGAGATTGCTGCTTACTGACGCTCGAGGAATCCAGGTGCGACGCGACAGCCACATGGGCTGACTCGTGCTTCAGTCGGTCCAGTCACGACTTCCATGGTCACTGGCGAGCCACAGCGTGGGCAGTTGGTCTGTGAGGTTCTGCTCGAGTCGCCTGTGGAAGTGCCGCTCGAGCGTTCAGTTACTTCTGAATCAGGACCATCATTCCCGTCGCTGTCTGCAGTTGTGGGACCGGTATCTGTCTCGTTAGCCGCGAGTTCGTCGCTCACATCCATCGCGATCACCGAACACAACCGCTGTCTTCTGTTGGGACAGTCGGTGCAGAGAGCGATGGCATTGCTGGTGCTAGTCGGTACAACCGTCGTGCGGGATGTTTATATCCCGGTAGAATGAACGGAATCATGCTTGCAAATCCCCGGGTAGGGATTTGGAAGCCCGTCTCGGGTGTCTGAGCACCCGGGGCATTTCGTACCCCCTGGGAGACCGACTTCCATTCTACTTGTTGTGCTGTTGTAACATATATCTACTGATGAAGTGTGTGTAGTTAACTCGAGAATGGACGATATCACGTCTTTGAACATGAAACGATTCGTCCGTCCTCAGTGTAGATTCAACTTTGAACGCCGTAGTACATTCCCCACATTCAAAATGCCAAATTGAATTTATTTCAATTGGTCTCTTGCAAGACATACATCGCGAATGTCGCACACCATCTGACTCGATTTACAAAAGGTAGTGATCGGCCAGTACAGGGGCTTCTTTGAGCACACAAAAAGCAAAACTGTGATGTGACTCGGATATGCATTATTCCTAATGTCATCACTTCTAATTGCGGGAGGACATGTTCTGCGTCCCGATATGACGGTCTCTCAGGCAGATGTACTGATTGATCAAGATAGCGGTTTAATTGAGAAGATTGGCTCTGATCTTACAGCAGAGAACACTCTCCAGGCCTCAAACTCGCTTGTGACTCCTGGTTTTGTTAACGGACATTCTCATGTTCCAATGGTATTGCTTCGAGGGTATGCAGATGATAAGTCACTGGACCGCTGGCTTGAAGAGGATATTTGGCCAGCTGAAAGCACAATGACCGCAGACGATGTTCATACTGGAGCAAAACTCGGCTTGTTAGAAATGATCAAGTCTGGAACAACTGGATTTGCGGACATGTACTTCCATGTGCCCGAAATTGTTGATGCGGTCAATCAAGCTGGACTGCGAGCTCTACTGGGTCACGGAATTGTAACGACTGGGAAGGACGCTGATAAAGCATTAGCAGATGTCGAGAAAAGCCTTGAGTTCGCACAAGAGTATGATGGTGCGGCAGAAGGGAGAATCTCAACTGCGTTTATGCCACATTCTTTAGTCACTGTGGGGGGTGAATACCTTAAGGAGTTCGTCCCTCGGGTCCGTGAAGCAGGTATTCCAATTCACTATCATGCTAATGAGACTCTGAACGAAGTCACACCAATAGTAAATGATCATGGTATTCGCCCACTCGATTATGCCACAGATCACGGGATGTTGGAACCACAAGATTTCGTCGCCCATGGAGTTCATGTTGATGAGCAAGAGATCAACCTCTTAGCTGAGGCGGGAACAAGTGTGATCCATTGTCCGGCATCTAATATGAAGTTGGCCAGTGGTATGGCTCCAATCCAGCGTATGATGGATGCAGGAGTGACGGTCGGTCTTGGAACAGATGGTGCAGCTGCAAACAATGACCTGTCATTATTAGATGAGGGTCGTGATGCTGCAATGCTCGGTAAAATTGCTGCTAATGACGCGAGTGCTGTTCCCGCAGAGACGGTAGTTCAAATGATGACTCAGGGAAGTGCTTCAGCACTGGGCTTTCATTCAGGAGTGATTGAAGAAGGAGAGCCAGCTGATTTAGCCGTCATTGATCTTGCGAAGCCACACTTGACGCCTCGAAATGATTTGGTAAGCCATCTAGCTTACTCGGCAGCTGGAAGCGATGTGAAGCATACGATCTGTGATGGACGAATCCTCATGCGTGACCGTGAAGTGCTAACTCTCAAAGAGAAATCGATTGTAAAACAAGCACAACAGACTGCCAGTTCAGTAGTCTCTCGCGTTTCAAGCTAATGTTCAGTACGCATCTGTAGTGAATAGATGAGCACCGTTTCCAGAGTGGAACAAACTGAATCGTCGTGTTGACTACATCCTCGACATTTTGCACGAGAATTCTGTCAAGATTCGATGCTATCCGCCTATTGATGGAGCGCTAAACTCAGAAATAGAGGTCTGAAGCACCGCTCAGCTTGCATGGCGGTTTTTGTGGCCGACACGGGTGACGGCCATCTCGAGTCAGTCTCGAGAGGCACGAATTCACATATGGCTGCAAGCACACCGTCCCAAGAGTCGTTCGACGATTCAAAGACTCGCCGTGATGAGATGCATAGTACGATCGAGACGTGGGTCCACGATCTCGTAGAGGAGGTCGACGACGCCGCCTCGAGTGACCAGTTCAAAGACTGGCTCGACGTCCAGAGTCGGTTCCATGACTACTCCTACCGGAATACACTCCTGATCAAACTCCAGTGTCCGAAAGCGAGTCGCGTCGCCGGCTACCGAACGTGGCAAGACGAGTTCGACCGACACGTGAAAGAAGGTGAGAACGCGCTCTGGATCTGGGCACCGATCATCGCGAGACAGTGCCCTGAATGCGAGAACGCCCCATCTTACCACGAACAAATCGGCTGTGAATACGATGAGACAGACCCAGGGGAGTGGGACAAGGGTCTCGTTGGGTTCCGGCCAGCACCTGTGTTCGATATTTCCCAGACTGACGGCGAACCATTGCCGGATCTCGAGACCGAAGCGTACGGAGCAGGCGAGGAGTTAGCTCCAGCGCTCCTTGAAGCGGCTGAGTTGCTCGATGTAGAGGTGACGGTCGTGTCTCCTCGAAACTGGTCTCACGGCAGTGCCAAGGGCGTCTGTCAGTACCGCCTTGGGAGGCCACCACTCGTGAAAGTCCGAGATCGTGAAAACAAGGCAGATCTCGCTGTAACACTCGTTCACGAGTACGCTCACGCACTGTTGCACAGTGAGGTCGATATCGAGGACGAGCGCTCGAAGCGTGAACTCGAGGCCGAAGCTGTCGGCTACATCGTTGGACGCTACTTTGGACTGGATACGAGTGGGTCAGCGTTCTACCTCGCTGCCTGGGAGGGAGATGAACCGGAGACGATTCTTGATCGACTCGAGCGCATTAGCTCGACTGCACAAGAGATCATCGACGCTGTTGAGGAGGAGATGAGCGATGACTGATCGACGGTTGTTGTTTGAGATTCTCGAGGCACTCGAGGAACAGGGACTCGAGCGTGATGAGTATCTGTTGGGGAGATGGATCGATGTCGAGGCACTCGAGCAACTCGTGGATTCAGCGAGTCAGGATACTGAACTCGAGATTCGATTCAGTGTTGGTGGATTTCGTGTGTTGGTTACGGAATCAAGCGTGACTGTCAGTTAGGTAAGAATCCGACCCGAAGATTCGAATTTGGGTTGTAGAGCGGACATTGCATTAACTGATAAAACTGGGTATTCGACACCATCTTGCAGATTTTAGCGTTCAAATTAGTGGGACGTGTAGTAACAATAGTTGTTGAGCAACTACCCCAACTCTGGAGTATTAGTGGTCTCTGAGGAGGTCTTTCAGTCGAGCATACTTTACTCCCGCAACATCAATTGCGAATAGTACTGATATAAAGCCCATCATGATAGCTATGATTGGGGTGATTTCAGTCAAGAAAGAAAAGGAGGTGTACACAATGAGTGGGACCGATTCTGCAAAAGTAACACTATTGTCAAACTGGAAGTGGTATAAGTTATACTCATCTACTAAATAGTCGTTTGTTCGCACCATCAAATGATGTGAAATGCCGAATGTCACTAAAGCAGAGACTGTTGAACGAAGTCCCGAATGTCGAATGTATGGGGCTAGTTGATTAGAAGACATGTTGCCAATAGATACAATTAATCCAAAGGTGCAAGAGAAGAAAGTCAAAACGGCAATGATTGCTAATACTTCTGTATCTTGCGACACGATTTGCAATATTGAAAATAAAAGGGTTAAGAAGAGGGTTAGGAAAAGAAGAGTCGGGTAATTTATAGGGTGTAGCAAGGAAGGAACAGTCTCAAAGTCAACCGGGACTTGTTTTCGAACAGCCGATATAATTGTAAAAGATAGTAACCCCGTAATAAGTAATGAAGCAACAAGCCCCAACTGGACTAGGTCGTCATTGACACCTTCTGAGGGTATGCTTGATACGTATACGGAAAGAGCAGCAAAAACGCCCATTACGACAAAGAGATTGGAGTTATCGCTAACATATTCTCTTAGAGAGAGATCTGCGACTTTAGAGTCACCTTCAGAATCCGTATTTTCGCGCTTATCTTTTTCGTTTTCCATATAAAGCGAGAAAAGATATTGATTACTGGTATTTCTTATTAGCGATTTTTCTGGATCGATATCAAACGCCAGCGAAAGGAGTAATCCGGTCCGTATCCTTTGCCCGGGATAGGCTTCAAGAGTTGCCACACCAACTACATTGGAAAGTATTCAGTCAGGCGGCCACTTTCAGTCCGTATTGCAGGGGTTTTTATTCAGTCCAGTCAAACACTGTCGTAGTTCGACATGACCCCCGTGACGAGACGCGATACATCAACGAAATCGCGCCACCCTATACGCGAATTCGAACGGTTTTTGCGACCGACCGGGGCCAGGTGATCCGGTTTGTTGTTAAGCTCGAGTACAACGTTTCAGAGAACACTGCGCTTATGGAAGACTGGCAAGAGGTAGCACGGTTCGACCACAACCCGAACAGCGAAGACGGGCATAACATCACTAAAGAGGGGCTCCATATGGATCTCGTCGAACCCGATGGAGAAGATCAGCGCGCTTGGGGCTTTCCAGACGTACCCATAAACCAAGCTCCAAAATGGTGTGAAACATATTTCAAAGAAAATCACCTTCGGCTGACGAAACGGTACGCGAGACAAGTCGGAATCACACAGTGGAATGTTCCTACTCGTCGATAGATTCCCACTCGAGGTCCTCTAAGAGTACTCGACGATCTACAAATCGTTCGCCCGGCTGAAAATGTGGGTGTGGCGGGTGTTGCTGCGCTGAAACGCGCAGCAACGCCCGCAGTCTGGGCACGCAGCACTCGACAGCACGTTCTTTGATCGACGGTCGCCTTCGTCGTATTACCGCCAACGCTCTGGAAGTAACGTCCAGACGTTAAAAGTCACGACATTAACCGACAGAGAGTCTCTTGCTGTCCTTGACGTGCATATTTCGGCACGCTGGAAACACC includes:
- a CDS encoding HalOD1 output domain-containing protein, which encodes MTDRRLLFEILEALEEQGLERDEYLLGRWIDVEALEQLVDSASQDTELEIRFSVGGFRVLVTESSVTVS
- a CDS encoding amidohydrolase gives rise to the protein MSSLLIAGGHVLRPDMTVSQADVLIDQDSGLIEKIGSDLTAENTLQASNSLVTPGFVNGHSHVPMVLLRGYADDKSLDRWLEEDIWPAESTMTADDVHTGAKLGLLEMIKSGTTGFADMYFHVPEIVDAVNQAGLRALLGHGIVTTGKDADKALADVEKSLEFAQEYDGAAEGRISTAFMPHSLVTVGGEYLKEFVPRVREAGIPIHYHANETLNEVTPIVNDHGIRPLDYATDHGMLEPQDFVAHGVHVDEQEINLLAEAGTSVIHCPASNMKLASGMAPIQRMMDAGVTVGLGTDGAAANNDLSLLDEGRDAAMLGKIAANDASAVPAETVVQMMTQGSASALGFHSGVIEEGEPADLAVIDLAKPHLTPRNDLVSHLAYSAAGSDVKHTICDGRILMRDREVLTLKEKSIVKQAQQTASSVVSRVSS
- a CDS encoding MarR family winged helix-turn-helix transcriptional regulator, producing the protein MSTDLGAAKGAKPRELIHFVTQQTRFALINNILQHPKQLPSMYELEELNPSVSDATVYKHTQKLIDAGIVNEVALEDDQRRQGYPWKFYGLTEEGRDFLEEHNLLAAEETLQQIYETISDKPEKMVKYENVPRPDET
- a CDS encoding ArdC-like ssDNA-binding domain-containing protein, whose product is MAASTPSQESFDDSKTRRDEMHSTIETWVHDLVEEVDDAASSDQFKDWLDVQSRFHDYSYRNTLLIKLQCPKASRVAGYRTWQDEFDRHVKEGENALWIWAPIIARQCPECENAPSYHEQIGCEYDETDPGEWDKGLVGFRPAPVFDISQTDGEPLPDLETEAYGAGEELAPALLEAAELLDVEVTVVSPRNWSHGSAKGVCQYRLGRPPLVKVRDRENKADLAVTLVHEYAHALLHSEVDIEDERSKRELEAEAVGYIVGRYFGLDTSGSAFYLAAWEGDEPETILDRLERISSTAQEIIDAVEEEMSDD